The Streptomyces sp. HUAS MG91 sequence CTGTCCCGCCTGAACCGGGCGTTCTTCCAGGTCAACGGCTTCATCGGAATCGCGCTCTTCGTGTGCGCGCTGCTTGATCTGCTGGTGCGGGGGCTGACGGTCTGACGGTCCACGACCGTCTGAGGGGTGGGGGGAAAAGTGACGGACGCGTCCGTCGGGGCCGGGGCGTACGCGGCGCGCTGCCGGGAGCTGTACGAGGCCGGGGCGGCCGCCGCCGTGCGCCGGGCCGCGCGGGAGGGCATCGAGCGGTGCGGTCCCGACCCGGAGCTGTGGTGCTGGCTCGGCCTCGGGCACCTCGCCGAGGACGAGGACGACGATGACGACGAGGCCGAGAAGGCGTTCCGCGCCGGTCTCGCCCTGGATCCCGACCATCTGGGCCTGCTCTCCGGATACGCGCGGCTGTGCTTCAACACGGACGGCTTCGACCGGCCCGGCCGGGCGGCACGCGCCGCGGGTCTGCTGCGCCGGATCGAGGAGCTCGCGCCCGACTCCGAGGCGGCCGAAGAGGCACGGGCGGCACAGCGCTGGGCGGGCCGGTCCTGGATCGAGGACGTCGTCGGCAGGACCGCGGTGGAGATGACGCGGAAGCAGGCCGTCGACGAGCAGGTGGCCTACGTCGCCCTCGTCCACGACCAGGCGGCGAACAGCCAGGAGGCGGCACGGATCGCGCGGGCCCACGAGCACCAGTACCCGGAGCACCTCGGCGCCGCGGTACTCGCCGCCACGATGGACGAACTGTCCGGCCCGTGGCGGGCACCCCTGCGGTTCGTCGCCCGGCGCCGGGCCGCGGTGTGGACGGCGGGATTCCTGCTGGCCCTGGCGACGAACGTGGCGCTGCTGTCGACCGACATCGTCCACCAGCCGACCCCGTACGGATTCCTGTGGCTGGTGCCGCTGTGGCTGGCCGACCGGCGGCTCGCGGCGGCCCGCCGGCGCGGCCGGGCCGCCGCCTTCGCCCGCCGCGAGGCCCGGCTGGCCGGTGTCACACCACCTGCTGAGCCGACGCCCCGTCCGCCCGCAGCAGCCGCAGGAACGCCTTGAGCCCGGTGATGATCTCCTGGTTGTCCGTCAGGCGGTTCACCACCGACTCGAACTCGCGGCTCATGGCGTCCAGGCGCTGGTCGGTGCGGTCCGCGCGCTGGTTCGCCGAGATGCCCACCACGTCGAGGGCCTCGTGCAGCCGGGCGAGGGAGCTGTAGGCCTCCTCCGCCATGTGCTCCAGGACCTTGTTGCCTCTCTTGAGGTCGGCGACCTCCTTGCGCACGGCGGCGATGTCGTCGCGCGGGTGGCGCACCTCGCGGTCGAGGGTGACGAGCCGTCGGCGCAGCGCCGAGAAGTAGGCGCCCGCGGGCCGGAAGAACGTACTGAGCAGGTAGCAGCCCGCGAGCCAGTAGCCCGCCGACCGGCCGGTGGCCACCGCGACGGCGACCGCGGCCGCCCCCGTGAACAGATGCGCGCCGATCGCCGTCCGCAGCATGACCTTGGCGATCCGGGCGGCCTCCGCGTCCCGGTCACCCGGCACGGCCAGCCCCTTCTCCCGGCTGACACCCGCCTCGTGCACCACGGAACGGGCCCGGAAGTAGAGATTCCACGGAACGGTCAGCAGCAGCACCAGCCACAGCAGACACAGCGCGCCGCCGGCGGCGAGCAACAGTGTCTCGGCCTCCACGCCGAAGACACGGACCAGGACGAGCGCGACGGCGGACGCCGCGCCGCACACCACCAGATAGCGGAGCTTCATGCCCCCACGGTGCGCCGCGACGGGGAGCGGCACATGCGTACGGCTACTCAGCCGCGTACTCAGCCCGTGGGCCGGGGCGGCCGGGGCGGTCTGCGCAGCGCGAACGCCGCCGCCACGCCCGCGATCAGGCCGATCAGATGGCCCTGCCAGCTGACTCCCTCGTTCGCCGGGGAGAGGCCCGCCAGGAACGTCGTGCCCCAGTAGGCCGCTATCAGCAGGCCGACCACGATGCCCAGCGGGCGGCGCTCGGCGAAGCCGCTGAGCACCACGAAGCCGAAGAGGCCGAATATCAGGCCCGACGCGCCCGCCGTGTTCGTGTGCTCGGGGGCCACCAGCCACACCCCGAGCCCGTCCGCGACGATGATCAGCGCGCAGGCCAGGAAGAAGCGGCGCAGGCCTTGGAGCGCGGCGACGAAACCGAGGACCAGCAGCGGCACCGAGTTCGCCGCGACGTGGGCGAAGCCGAAGTGGACGAAGGCCGCCGGGACCACGTCGATCAGCTCGGAGGGCTCGCGCGGCTGGATGCCGAAGGTGTCGAGGGCGTGCCCGGACACCACGTCGACCGCTTCGAGCAGCCACAGCAGGGCCACCCAGAGGATCATCACCTTGCCGGCCGCCAACGCGCGCCCGCCCGCGGTCCCCGTCTTCCGCTCCCGCGCCTCGTACACCATCTC is a genomic window containing:
- a CDS encoding rhomboid family intramembrane serine protease — its product is MVYEARERKTGTAGGRALAAGKVMILWVALLWLLEAVDVVSGHALDTFGIQPREPSELIDVVPAAFVHFGFAHVAANSVPLLVLGFVAALQGLRRFFLACALIIVADGLGVWLVAPEHTNTAGASGLIFGLFGFVVLSGFAERRPLGIVVGLLIAAYWGTTFLAGLSPANEGVSWQGHLIGLIAGVAAAFALRRPPRPPRPTG